A genomic segment from Mucilaginibacter terrenus encodes:
- the rpmC gene encoding 50S ribosomal protein L29: protein MKNSEIIGLTTEELTAKLSEEKTTLTKLKFAHAVSAIENPSRITKVRKEIARLNTEITKRKAASASN from the coding sequence ATGAAGAACTCAGAAATTATAGGGCTTACGACTGAAGAATTAACAGCAAAGCTCAGCGAGGAGAAAACAACGCTCACTAAACTGAAATTTGCTCATGCAGTTTCGGCTATTGAAAATCCGAGCCGTATTACAAAAGTGCGCAAGGAGATTGCTCGTTTAAATACTGAAATAACAAAGCGCAAAGCGGCGTCAGCTTCTAATTAA
- the rpsQ gene encoding 30S ribosomal protein S17, producing the protein MERNLRKTRTGLVVSNKMEKSIVVAVERKVKHPIYGKFVKKTTKFMAHDETNTCGIGDTVLIMETRPLSKSKNWRLVQILERAK; encoded by the coding sequence ATGGAAAGAAATTTAAGAAAAACGCGTACCGGCCTGGTAGTAAGCAATAAGATGGAGAAATCTATTGTGGTTGCCGTTGAGCGTAAGGTGAAACACCCTATTTACGGTAAGTTCGTAAAGAAAACTACCAAATTTATGGCTCATGACGAAACCAATACCTGTGGCATTGGCGATACCGTATTGATTATGGAAACCCGCCCGCTGAGCAAGAGCAAAAACTGGAGATTAGTTCAAATTTTAGAAAGGGCTAAATAA
- the rplN gene encoding 50S ribosomal protein L14, with amino-acid sequence MVQQESRLNVADNSGAKEVLVIRVLGGTGKRYASIGDKIVVTVKSALPSGNVKKGTVSKAVVVRTKKEIRRKDGSYIRFDDNAAVLLNNQDEPRGTRIFGPVARELREKQFMKIVSLAPEVL; translated from the coding sequence ATGGTACAGCAAGAGTCAAGATTAAATGTAGCCGATAACAGCGGAGCTAAAGAAGTTTTAGTTATTCGTGTATTAGGCGGTACCGGTAAGCGTTACGCTTCTATCGGTGATAAAATAGTTGTTACCGTAAAAAGCGCCTTACCATCAGGTAACGTTAAAAAGGGTACTGTATCAAAAGCAGTAGTAGTACGCACCAAGAAAGAGATTCGCAGGAAAGATGGTTCGTATATCCGTTTTGACGATAATGCAGCCGTGTTGTTAAACAACCAGGATGAGCCAAGGGGCACACGTATTTTCGGCCCAGTTGCAAGGGAATTACGTGAAAAGCAATTTATGAAAATTGTATCATTAGCACCGGAGGTATTATAA
- the rplX gene encoding 50S ribosomal protein L24, protein MEKKVTKPAKLKLRKGDLVQVIAGDAKGSQGKIAEVIIDKNRAIVEGVNMVSKHTKPNAANPNGGIVKQEAAIHISNLALVEPKTGKTTRVGRKLNDAGKLVRVSKKSGEEIK, encoded by the coding sequence ATGGAAAAGAAAGTAACAAAACCAGCCAAATTAAAGCTTCGCAAAGGCGATTTGGTACAGGTGATAGCCGGTGACGCCAAAGGCTCACAAGGCAAGATCGCTGAGGTGATCATTGATAAAAACCGCGCTATTGTAGAAGGCGTTAACATGGTATCTAAACACACCAAACCTAACGCTGCTAATCCTAACGGTGGTATTGTAAAGCAGGAAGCTGCCATACACATTTCTAACCTTGCGCTGGTTGAACCTAAAACAGGCAAAACTACCCGTGTTGGCCGTAAATTAAACGACGCCGGCAAACTAGTAAGGGTATCTAAAAAATCAGGGGAGGAAATTAAGTAA
- the rplE gene encoding 50S ribosomal protein L5, whose product MAYVPRLKSKYKEEIRTALKDKFQYKSVMQVPKLEKIAINQGVGGATTDKKLIENTITELTTITGQQAVASKSKKDISNFKLRKNMPIGVRVTLRDNTMYEFLDRLIAVALPRIRDFKGINDKGFDGRGNYTLGISEQIIFPEINIDKINKIQGMDITFVTSATNDVEALELLKQFGLPFKNQTPTNNG is encoded by the coding sequence ATGGCCTACGTACCACGTTTAAAATCAAAATACAAAGAGGAGATCCGCACCGCTTTAAAGGACAAGTTCCAATACAAAAGCGTAATGCAGGTTCCTAAATTAGAGAAGATCGCTATCAACCAGGGTGTTGGCGGTGCTACTACCGATAAAAAACTTATCGAGAACACCATCACTGAGCTAACTACCATTACCGGTCAGCAAGCGGTTGCTTCAAAATCTAAAAAGGATATTTCTAACTTCAAATTACGTAAGAACATGCCAATCGGCGTTCGTGTAACCTTACGTGATAACACTATGTATGAATTCCTTGACCGTTTAATTGCTGTTGCCCTTCCACGTATCCGTGACTTCAAAGGTATCAACGATAAAGGTTTCGATGGCCGCGGTAATTATACTTTAGGTATATCTGAGCAGATCATCTTCCCTGAGATCAACATCGATAAGATCAACAAGATCCAGGGTATGGATATCACCTTTGTAACCTCTGCTACCAACGATGTTGAAGCATTAGAGTTACTTAAGCAATTTGGTTTACCATTTAAAAATCAAACTCCAACTAACAATGGCTAA
- the rpsN gene encoding 30S ribosomal protein S14 yields the protein MAKEGVKAREVKRAKLVAKYAEKRAALKAAGDYVALDALPKASSPVKLHNRCKLTGRPRGYMRQFGISRVTFREMALAGKIPGVKKASW from the coding sequence ATGGCTAAAGAAGGCGTAAAGGCTCGTGAAGTAAAACGTGCCAAATTAGTAGCAAAATATGCTGAAAAAAGGGCAGCCCTTAAAGCCGCCGGCGATTACGTAGCGTTAGACGCATTACCAAAAGCATCATCACCGGTAAAATTGCACAACCGTTGCAAGCTAACCGGCCGCCCACGTGGTTACATGCGCCAGTTTGGTATCTCTCGTGTTACTTTCCGTGAGATGGCACTTGCCGGTAAGATCCCGGGAGTGAAAAAAGCAAGCTGGTAA
- the rpsH gene encoding 30S ribosomal protein S8, translating to MNTDPIADYLTRVRNAIKANHRVVEIPASNLKKEITKVLFEKGYIANYKFEDNGPQGIIKVALKYHPITKVPAIRSVSRISKPGLRKYAGMDTLPRVLNGLGIAILSTSKGVMTDKEARAQNVGGEVLCYVY from the coding sequence ATGAATACAGATCCAATCGCAGATTATCTTACTCGAGTAAGGAATGCTATTAAAGCCAACCATAGGGTTGTTGAAATTCCTGCATCAAATCTGAAAAAGGAAATCACTAAAGTGCTTTTCGAAAAAGGTTACATTGCTAATTACAAGTTTGAGGACAACGGCCCTCAAGGCATCATTAAAGTTGCTTTGAAGTACCACCCAATCACTAAAGTTCCTGCTATCCGCAGCGTATCACGTATTAGTAAACCAGGTTTGAGGAAATACGCTGGCATGGATACCCTGCCGCGTGTATTAAATGGTTTAGGTATCGCTATCCTGTCCACTTCTAAAGGTGTTATGACCGATAAAGAGGCCCGCGCACAGAATGTAGGTGGCGAAGTTTTATGCTACGTTTATTAA
- the rplF gene encoding 50S ribosomal protein L6, with protein sequence MSRIGKAPIALTGGATVTVSADNVVTVKGPKGELHQAVDKDITIEQADGQLLVKRPTDQKRHKALHGLYRALLNNMVIGVTEGYKVQQELVGVGYRATNNGNTLDLVLGYSHHYVFELPQEIKVTTTADKGKNPTIILESNDKQLIGQVAAKIRSLRTPEPYKGKGIKFVGEVLRRKAGKSASKK encoded by the coding sequence ATGTCAAGAATAGGAAAAGCACCTATAGCACTAACCGGCGGAGCCACCGTTACCGTGTCTGCAGATAATGTAGTTACTGTAAAAGGCCCAAAAGGCGAGTTGCACCAGGCTGTTGATAAAGATATCACCATAGAACAGGCTGATGGCCAGTTACTGGTTAAACGCCCAACCGATCAGAAACGCCACAAAGCGCTTCACGGTTTGTACCGCGCATTACTAAACAACATGGTAATTGGCGTAACCGAAGGCTACAAAGTTCAGCAAGAACTTGTAGGTGTGGGTTACCGCGCAACTAACAACGGTAATACATTAGACCTGGTGTTGGGTTATTCTCACCACTATGTGTTTGAATTACCACAGGAAATTAAAGTTACAACTACTGCTGATAAGGGTAAGAACCCAACCATCATCCTGGAGTCTAACGATAAACAATTGATTGGCCAGGTAGCGGCAAAGATCCGTTCACTGCGTACACCAGAGCCTTACAAAGGTAAAGGTATCAAGTTTGTTGGCGAAGTATTGAGAAGAAAAGCAGGTAAATCAGCATCTAAAAAGTAA
- the rplR gene encoding 50S ribosomal protein L18, producing MKLSRRDRIKKGIRKRLSGSAARPRLSVYRSNKGIYAQIIDDVSGKTLVSASSLSKEFTADGNKSDQSTAVGKLVAEKAIAAGIKDVVFDRNGYLYHGRVKSLAEGAREAGLNF from the coding sequence ATGAAATTATCAAGAAGAGACAGGATTAAAAAAGGCATTCGTAAACGCCTTTCAGGATCAGCAGCCCGCCCACGCTTATCTGTTTACAGGAGCAATAAAGGCATCTACGCGCAAATTATTGACGATGTATCAGGTAAAACTTTAGTATCAGCTTCATCTCTGTCAAAAGAGTTTACCGCTGATGGTAACAAAAGCGATCAATCTACAGCAGTAGGCAAGCTGGTAGCCGAAAAAGCTATCGCAGCAGGCATTAAAGATGTAGTGTTCGACAGGAATGGTTACCTGTACCACGGCCGTGTTAAATCATTGGCAGAAGGTGCACGTGAGGCTGGTTTAAACTTTTAA
- the rpsE gene encoding 30S ribosomal protein S5 — MSTINIKRVKSSEIELKDRLVSIQRVAKVTKGGRTFSFSAIVVVGDENGVVGYGLGKAKEVTEAIAKGIDDAKKNLVKVPIINSTIPHDQIGKFSGGFVYIKPAANGTGVIAGGAMRAVLESAGVHNVLAKSKGSSNPHNVVKATVSALSQLRDAHTVAQQRGISLGKVFNG, encoded by the coding sequence ATGTCAACAATCAACATAAAGAGAGTAAAATCCAGCGAGATCGAATTAAAAGATCGCCTGGTAAGCATACAGCGTGTAGCCAAAGTAACCAAAGGTGGCCGTACATTCAGCTTTTCTGCTATTGTAGTAGTAGGTGATGAGAACGGTGTTGTAGGTTACGGTTTGGGTAAAGCGAAAGAGGTAACCGAAGCAATTGCTAAAGGTATTGATGATGCTAAAAAGAACCTTGTTAAGGTTCCAATCATTAACAGCACTATCCCTCACGATCAGATTGGTAAGTTCAGCGGTGGTTTTGTCTATATTAAACCAGCAGCTAACGGTACCGGTGTAATTGCAGGTGGTGCGATGCGTGCCGTATTAGAGAGTGCCGGCGTACATAACGTATTGGCAAAATCAAAAGGCTCATCAAACCCGCACAACGTGGTTAAGGCAACCGTATCTGCATTATCGCAGCTGCGCGATGCTCATACAGTTGCTCAACAGCGCGGTATCAGTTTAGGTAAAGTATTTAACGGATAA
- the rpmD gene encoding 50S ribosomal protein L30 yields MSKIKITQIKSVIDRSERQKKTVEALGLKKINHSVEVEATAAIIGMVKKVNHLVAVENI; encoded by the coding sequence ATGTCGAAAATTAAAATAACACAAATAAAAAGCGTTATCGACAGAAGCGAGCGCCAAAAGAAAACTGTTGAGGCATTAGGCCTTAAAAAAATTAACCACAGTGTGGAAGTTGAAGCCACTGCAGCTATTATAGGTATGGTGAAGAAAGTGAACCACCTGGTAGCAGTAGAAAATATCTAA
- the rplO gene encoding 50S ribosomal protein L15, which translates to MNLSNLKPAEGSTKNKKRIGRGTGSGRGGTSTRGHKGAGSRSGTSSKVGFEGGQMPLQRRVPKVGFKNPNRVEYVGVNLDVLQALTEKYSLEAVDFATLKEHGLASRNDLIKILGRGELKAKLNVTAHAFTATAQKAIEAAGGTIVKL; encoded by the coding sequence ATGAACTTAAGTAATCTTAAACCTGCAGAAGGTTCTACCAAGAATAAAAAACGTATTGGCCGTGGTACAGGTAGCGGCCGTGGCGGTACATCAACACGTGGCCACAAAGGTGCGGGTTCACGCTCTGGTACCAGCTCTAAAGTTGGTTTCGAAGGTGGCCAGATGCCATTGCAGCGCCGTGTACCTAAGGTGGGCTTTAAAAACCCTAACCGTGTAGAGTATGTTGGTGTTAACCTTGATGTATTGCAGGCATTAACCGAAAAGTACTCTTTAGAGGCGGTTGATTTTGCAACATTGAAAGAGCACGGCTTAGCATCTCGTAATGACCTGATCAAAATCTTGGGTCGTGGCGAACTGAAAGCTAAATTAAATGTAACTGCACACGCGTTTACTGCTACTGCACAAAAAGCTATTGAAGCAGCCGGCGGCACTATCGTTAAGCTATAA
- the secY gene encoding preprotein translocase subunit SecY, with translation MKKFFTTLSNIWKIEDLRVRITNTLLFLLIYRVGSFIILPGVNAASVQNGKAKEGIVGLLNMFAGGSFSRSSIFALGVMPYISASIVVQLLGIAVPYFTKMQKEGESGRNKLNQWTRYLTIGITALQAIGYLKSQVSPDAMLIGNPWFLVLNTFVLTAGTLFVMWLGEKITDKGIGNGISLIIMVGIIAQLPAAFATEFQSRTGGPGGLITFIVEIVALLGVVMFTILIVQGTRKIAVQYAKRIVGNKQYGGVRQYIPLKVNAAGVMPIIFAQALMFIPTTVAQFFPNAASNGILISLSNYNSWQHNLVFAILIILFTYFYTAITVNPKQMSDDMKKNGGFIPGVAPGIATTNFIDEVISKITLPGSIFLAIVAIIPAIASMVGVSSLFARFFGGTSLIILVGVVLDTLQQIESHLLMRHYDGLMKTGRIKGRSSVPTAAGATPPAI, from the coding sequence ATGAAGAAATTTTTCACCACATTATCCAATATCTGGAAAATTGAGGATCTAAGAGTGCGTATTACAAACACACTCTTATTTCTTTTGATATACCGTGTTGGTTCGTTTATCATTTTGCCGGGTGTAAATGCGGCCTCTGTTCAAAACGGCAAAGCTAAAGAAGGCATTGTAGGTTTATTGAACATGTTTGCTGGCGGTTCGTTTTCACGTTCGTCTATTTTTGCGTTGGGTGTAATGCCTTACATTTCTGCATCCATTGTGGTGCAGTTGTTGGGTATAGCAGTGCCTTATTTCACCAAAATGCAAAAAGAGGGTGAAAGCGGCCGTAACAAGTTAAACCAGTGGACACGCTACCTAACAATAGGTATCACTGCTTTACAGGCTATAGGTTACCTTAAATCTCAGGTTAGTCCTGATGCTATGCTTATTGGCAACCCATGGTTCCTGGTACTAAACACGTTTGTGTTAACAGCAGGTACATTGTTTGTAATGTGGCTTGGCGAGAAGATCACCGACAAAGGCATTGGTAACGGTATATCACTCATTATTATGGTGGGTATCATAGCACAGCTTCCAGCTGCGTTCGCTACTGAGTTTCAGTCGCGCACAGGCGGTCCCGGTGGTTTGATCACCTTCATTGTGGAAATTGTGGCCTTATTAGGTGTAGTAATGTTTACCATACTTATTGTACAGGGTACCCGCAAAATTGCGGTACAATATGCAAAACGTATAGTTGGCAATAAGCAATACGGTGGCGTACGCCAGTATATTCCTCTAAAGGTGAATGCTGCGGGTGTAATGCCTATCATCTTCGCCCAGGCGCTGATGTTTATACCTACTACTGTTGCTCAGTTCTTCCCAAATGCGGCTTCAAACGGTATTTTAATATCATTATCAAATTACAATTCATGGCAGCATAACCTGGTATTCGCTATTTTGATCATATTGTTCACTTACTTCTATACAGCTATTACTGTAAACCCGAAGCAAATGAGCGATGATATGAAAAAGAATGGGGGCTTTATACCAGGTGTTGCACCAGGCATCGCAACTACCAACTTTATTGACGAGGTTATCTCTAAGATCACCTTGCCAGGCTCTATCTTCCTAGCTATTGTAGCTATCATACCGGCAATTGCCAGCATGGTAGGTGTTAGCAGCCTGTTTGCAAGGTTCTTTGGTGGTACGTCCCTCATCATCCTTGTAGGTGTTGTGTTAGATACTTTACAGCAGATAGAAAGCCACTTGTTAATGCGCCATTATGACGGATTAATGAAGACCGGTCGTATCAAAGGCCGTTCAAGCGTGCCTACTGCTGCAGGTGCTACGCCGCCAGCCATCTAA
- the map gene encoding type I methionyl aminopeptidase, whose product MSKIIYKSVEEIELIRESSLLVSKTHGEIAKVIGPGVTTLELNKLAETFIRDNGGVPAFLNYNGFPYSLCISLNDQVVHGFPSKHELREGDLVSVDCGVILHKYYGDSAFTFAIGEVDELTQKLMRVTRECLDLGVEKAVVGMRIGDIGHAVQQHAEKNGFGVVKELVGHGVGTRLHEKPEVPNYGKRGSGTKLEEGMVIAIEPMINAGRAGVKFWDDGWTVSTVDKKPSAHYEHTVAVKRGKADVLSTFSYIDKVLEEKNKN is encoded by the coding sequence ATGTCAAAGATCATTTATAAGTCTGTCGAAGAGATAGAACTAATAAGAGAAAGTTCTTTACTTGTTTCCAAGACACACGGGGAAATAGCTAAGGTTATAGGCCCCGGTGTTACTACCCTTGAGCTTAATAAACTTGCCGAAACCTTTATCCGCGACAACGGCGGGGTGCCGGCATTTTTAAATTACAACGGCTTCCCTTATTCTCTTTGCATATCGCTTAACGATCAGGTAGTACATGGTTTTCCTAGTAAACACGAGTTGCGCGAGGGGGACTTGGTATCCGTTGATTGCGGCGTTATCCTTCACAAGTACTATGGCGATTCAGCTTTTACCTTTGCTATTGGTGAGGTAGACGAGCTAACCCAGAAACTTATGCGCGTAACCCGGGAATGTTTAGACCTGGGTGTGGAGAAAGCAGTAGTTGGTATGCGCATCGGCGACATCGGTCATGCCGTACAACAGCATGCCGAAAAGAACGGCTTTGGCGTAGTTAAAGAGCTTGTCGGCCATGGTGTAGGTACACGCCTTCACGAAAAGCCGGAAGTGCCAAACTATGGCAAGCGCGGTAGCGGTACTAAACTGGAAGAAGGTATGGTAATAGCTATTGAGCCTATGATAAACGCCGGCAGGGCAGGTGTTAAGTTTTGGGATGATGGCTGGACAGTATCTACTGTCGACAAAAAGCCATCGGCACATTACGAGCATACGGTGGCTGTAAAGAGGGGCAAGGCCGATGTTTTATCAACGTTTTCTTACATTGATAAAGTTTTAGAAGAAAAAAATAAAAATTAA
- the infA gene encoding translation initiation factor IF-1 yields MAKQSSIEQDGTIREALSNAMFRVELENGHEIIAHISGKMRMHYIKILPGDRVKLEMSPYDLTKGRITYRYK; encoded by the coding sequence ATGGCTAAACAATCATCGATCGAGCAAGACGGCACAATTCGGGAAGCGTTATCTAACGCAATGTTCAGGGTTGAGTTGGAGAACGGTCATGAGATAATTGCACATATATCCGGTAAAATGCGGATGCACTACATCAAAATTCTTCCTGGTGACAGGGTGAAACTGGAGATGAGCCCGTATGACCTTACAAAAGGAAGAATAACCTACAGATATAAATAA
- the ykgO gene encoding type B 50S ribosomal protein L36, producing MKVRASIKKRSADCKIIRRNGKLYVINKKNPKFKQRQG from the coding sequence ATGAAAGTTAGAGCATCCATTAAGAAACGCAGCGCTGATTGCAAGATCATTCGCCGTAACGGGAAACTTTACGTGATCAACAAAAAGAATCCTAAGTTCAAACAGCGTCAGGGATAA
- the rpsM gene encoding 30S ribosomal protein S13 has protein sequence MARISGIDLPKNKRGVIGLTYIYGIGRSTAEEILKQAGIDESVKVQEWSDDQLTAIRTIINDQIKVEGALRSEVQLNIKRLMDIGCYRGTRHRKGLPLRGQRTKNNSRTRKGKRKTVANKKKATK, from the coding sequence ATGGCAAGGATCTCCGGTATTGATTTACCAAAGAACAAAAGAGGTGTAATTGGTTTAACTTACATCTACGGCATTGGCCGCTCTACTGCAGAAGAAATTTTGAAACAAGCTGGCATTGATGAGAGTGTTAAGGTACAGGAATGGTCTGATGACCAGTTAACTGCTATCCGTACCATCATCAACGATCAGATAAAAGTTGAAGGTGCTTTACGTTCAGAAGTTCAGCTGAACATCAAACGTTTAATGGACATAGGTTGCTATCGTGGTACCCGTCACCGTAAAGGTTTACCTCTGCGTGGTCAGCGTACTAAGAACAACTCACGTACCCGTAAAGGTAAACGTAAGACAGTTGCTAACAAGAAAAAAGCTACTAAATAG